The genomic stretch tcaccactcttgcctactgagtttgctttcgaACCTTGGGACACCCTGGAACATTTTCCTTATCAATTTAACCCAAATGCACTGTGCTTAGTCAGGctcaagtagtagtagtaaatctttattacggtcataagaccagccacatataaaatatcaaaatatataagcatatatatagatatacaaaAATATCCAATATATtatgattaaatttaaaacaataaaacagtttaTAATTATGTTTAACAGTTCTGAAATACCCAGCAGcaacttccagccatctccccaTCAGGCTCAAGAACAAGGCCTGCGTTAGGTGCtccagggcccaactggaaacattttatacagggccccaggttcataaCCAAGGTCTGTAGAAGATCTTCTATCTCTATAGAAGAGATATGTACATAAAATATAAACCTTCACTTCCTTTCGAGTGCAGTGTCTCCCATCCTACCAATAACCtcatagagcagtgcttcccagaaGTCTTAGCACAAGgatccacttcttaaaatgacaccctGTCATttgagactaaaaaaagtttcaccttaccagctgctcaagctgtgtttttatccattttatggggggaggggggagaaccatcttctggagcatttgttgaactccatgttcaCGAATTGGAATTATTCTGGAGGCCACAggcataccgggggggggggtcaaatgtCCCTGGGTGCCACAGCTACAGGGGCGCTGCCACCTTCCTCGTCCCCCTTGCTGCCTTCCTCACCCCCATCtttggaggcctttggagggcctttAAATCTCACTTTCAATTTTTGAACAAAAAACAGACCTTTTAAGAGCTTCCAGAGACCTCCTCCAGCCCCAGAGGCCCCTGGAGAAGACGGAAGTGGCATTCTCCTCTTCCAGCATTCTacagtcctggccctgggcagcacaggagccaggCCCACCAGTGCTGGGGGCTTTgcgttcctcttggcctgcctttcAAAGTGGATTGAGGCACGTTaatctactcatgagtaggcacaaGCATGTACCTCCAtttcactttctttttaaaaaattgtttattttttaattatagatacagggcagggaaatgggataGACTTAGGGATGGGTCTACACGGGTTACACATCAGGGTATTGGCCATGGATTGCAAcatgcattcttaaaaaaaagacaaagaaaacaactggaaaaaaaattatcaatGCAAATATTATCACATTTATCATTATTATATTTACTAATTTATCTAAATATTATTTATCTAAggttatctatccagtcataaaaagacttTCAAAATCTTCTTATTCCACCTGCATTTCTgaccttcattctttctgttaatacatccatttctgctatttcataaatcttatctattaatttttatCTAATTGGAACTCCTAAAGATTTCCACATTTGTGCATataatattcttgctgctgtactAATAcctccatttcactttccataggactcaatacatttttgtAGTCAGCTTATCAGTCTCAGTTTCATGACTCACCAACAATCGGGTCACAACCCAGtggtggttcatgacccacaattCAGGAAACACTGTCATAGAGGATGAGAAGGCACATGCTTAAATCCTCAGTTTTTCTCTTTGGAATGAAGCTCAGCTTCCTCTCCTTTTCCCAGCTTACGGGGCATCCTGGCGAGCACATTGTGCAGCACCTTCCTGCCTCGTGCTCTGACCTTCTCATCCGCCACCCACCTTGGCTCCTTGGCCAATATTGCAGAGCCACTGAATATGCTAGGTGTCAGTTGGCTGCCTTGGCTCCAGGTGTGCATCTCTACAGAGCAGTGGCTGCAGGCAGTAGAGCTCTGCCGACGCCCAAGATATCCTGGAAGCTCTTGTGCTGCTTGATTCTTGTGTgggtgattttattttattttttccccacagttgcCACTATCTAAATACCACACTGGATACCAGTGTGCTTTAAGAAATTATagactcccccaccccctcaaTAAGCTCTCTTCTATCCTTCCCCTCAAAAAAAAGGGACAGTGCAGGACTCCTAAATGTTTTCCTGGTCCTTCCAGTAGTATGAGGGGAAGACCACAGCTGAAGAGAGTGGAGGATGACCCCTCCCTTCAAACAGGGTGAGCCTTAATAGCTGCCAGGCCCAAGAAACAACCTTTGGGGGGATACCAAAGCTTTTGCTGAGCTGTGTCTTAGCTGATCTGGGAGGGAAATTGAGTAGAGACACTGCTGCACGGGGACATCCTTGCAGCCAGGCAGAAATAGAAAgtagtgggggagagagaggaggcatcTGGCAAAGACGGGAAGGGCACAGAAGGAGGAGGGAAGACCCAGCAAGCACCGCAGGCATGGATAAAACCAGTTGCCGGGGCCCTGATGCATGAAGCCTGATTGGACACAGTCAGTGCAATTGGCTAAAAGCTGGTTGTGGTCAAGAGTGCACAAACATGTCTCCTGCAAGCACAACTGAGCAtctctcatccatgcattgagacctcTCATCTGTCTGATCTGTGTATGGAAGGTAGAATTTCTGAAAATGCTTCTCTGGGGGTCCTAGACTTCAGCATCCTACCCAGCAACTAAATTGCGCTTCCAGGGCCACTCACCTACATTCCCAATGTTGTGTGTGAGCAGCCCAACTTCAAAAGAGTTGGTGTCGGTCATTGTACCTGTTAAGTAGGAATCCAGTTTGGTTCCTCAGTTTTGTTAGGGTCCCCTGACCTCTTCATTTGCTGCTCAACCCACAGGTGCTTAActcacctgcttgcttcctgttTACTTGGATACTTGGTTGCTAGGATATTTCAACACTGGAGTCCTCTTGAGCTCAAGGATACTTAAaactttttgtttgcttttaaggTTTCACAAGAGGGGAAACTATTTCCTCTCTGTACTGAGACACAAGCTTCTGATAGTgccattttagaaaaaaaaaaaactttactgcAGCAATTAGCTACAGGTAACATACACAGGAAACGAAAATCTTACAACTGGATTTGCAAAGGCAATAAGATAGAACAAGTTCCTGGGCATCACATTTCACTACAGGCACTCTTATGCCAATTTTGGCGCATCtccagggatgggcagaggcagatgggCTGCAAGCGCTTTTGTCAacagaggaaggaggaactcttGATAAACTCTTGATAAATTCTTGCCCTTTTTGTCTATGCAGTTATGAGTTCTTGGGAAATGGAAGCAAAAGCTTAGTTCTGTAACAAGCTAGCATATGGGGCTTTTCTGACTACTAGGTTCCTCTCTTTGGGTGTGTATCGTGATTATGGATTATAgatttgttgtgtgattttaTATATTGTCAATAAAGttctcatcatcatcaacatcatacACAGGAACAGAATATTAACCACTAAATTTTGTTTTAGTAGAAAAGACATCTTCATTGGACTTATGCGGAACATAAGAGTTATCTTGGAACCCCTGAAAGTGATAGCTTTGGTAATCTATTACTACTTCGAGGCCTTCATTTTGATGCTCCATGGTGGTCGGAAGAATGTTGCTGGGAAAATAGTGCTTATTACAGGATCCGCCAATGGAATTGGAAGAGAGATTGCTTTAAATTTTGCCCGTCTTGGTGCCATTCTGGTTCTCTGGGACATTGATGAAGAGGGCAACAAAGACACATCTGAGCTTGTCAAAAAAAATGGGGCTCTGGCAGTTTATACCTATAAGTGTGACCTCACTAAAAGGGAAGAAATTTATTCAGTGGCCGATcaggtaaaaaaaagaaaagaacactgggatctttgttttcaaatcaagTATGTCATAAATATGTGTGCTGTCATCATCATACCTACATACAAATACAATTATATACACTGAAATCAATTAGACTGACTTCAAAGGAATGTAGTTGGTGTCAAGGGGAAAGTTCCGTTGACTTCAAAATTAATTTttgtatttctttaaaatatttctatattgCCTTTGATTAAAAAATTCCTCAAGGTGTTGtactgcaataaaaaaaaaaacaccaataaaAAGTATGAAAACCAAAACAACACTAGCAGCAAcagggggagagaggcagagatTGTGTTCATTTTTATGGGAAACTCTGGGATATCATTTGAGAGAAACTTCCTACAGGGCATAGTCTGCGAAACGTTACAGCCAGTCCTAATCAACttcctagcactgatgcagccatgccaacagggtgtgtgttgCACTCGGTGCGggaggcaatcacggaggcctcctcaagataaggaatcatttgttcccttagctcagggctgcattgtggctgtaccaacACTGGAACtctgattaggactgggctgctagagtGCCTTAGTTCTTGCTGTTATTCCCTATATGGGCAGGCAAGAGGAGCCATAGGGTATAACTTCTGACTGGCAGCTGAAAGGTGGCAGCTGAAAGGGAGGACAAACATGAGGGATAATGAGATGCCAGGGACAGAAAGTGACCCAGTGCTGCCAAAATGTTTTACAGCCCCAGAACAAGTATTAGTGAGCTTCGTCTCTGGTCTCCAGAGGGCATAAAAGAACTTACACTAGAGTGGGGCTCTCCAAAACttagcctgcaggctggatctggaTCTATCTCCAGCCCTCCCCCGTGTGAGCAGCGCTTACAGTTTCACCATGctactgctgctcctggcacccaatcCCATCGCAAGGACGTTCTTGGCAGTCATgcctgcccagacatcctgtcacAAAGTCTGCTGGGGCTATTGACAATGAACGCAACTGCCTAGAGCATCCCAGAGACAAGATCATGTgccaagagcagcagcagtgcGGTGGAACTGTAAGAGCTGGTTGGAATGGAAAGAGCGTTtctgtttccagtttggagattgCTGCACTAGAGGACCCCAGGGACAGAGAATACTATCCAATGGGCATTTGTGTATAGTTAATATGCAAACACACCATCCCATACTTATGTATCTGGTTATAAGCACAAATCCAACAGCCAGAAGTGGAGGGAGATTTCACAAAATGAACTAAAAGAAGCTATTATTGTTATTGGTGTGCCCCATATTTGCAGGGATTCTGTtatagaacccccccccccacggatacctgaatccacagatatgggagacATGCTGCCACCATCCAGAGGCAAGGGCAACTGTGCTCTCCTCTCTTCTGAAGGGTCttttgagccccacagaggccatgctTGTCTGCCCGCAAACTCTGCAGGTCCCAGGATGACTATTACAACTgaagaaagtcacttctggtttttttggcaaaaaccaaaaaaacctttaaaagccattatgagggccggggaaaaaccagaagttatgtgttttttttttcatttgtaatagtcattctgaggcctgcaaaggccaCAGGTGGatatgtgcagcctctgcggggctcagaagactctccagaggcaaggggagcacaattaactgaaacagtggatatgggatctgcagacaCAGGGGcccctgtatcatcatcatcatcatcaccagcaacaacaacaactttatttttactccaCCTTTTAGAATATAAGAAATACAGGCTATGTTAAGTCACAGTGTGCATTGTACATAATATTTCAAGTTTTTCTTTTTGTTGCAGGTTAGAAAGGATGTAGGAGATGTTGATACTCTAATCAACAACGCAGGTGTATTGATGCGCAAGAATTTCACTGAGCTTTCAGATGCTGATATGGAAAAAACCGTAAAGCTGAATATCAGTGCTCATTTTTGGGTAATTGTCTTCTTGTGGATAATTGGAATTCTCTTTAAAAATGCCAAGTTTGCGTGACTGAAATTATGATGTGCATGAGAAATTCAGGGGTGTTGGCATTAGGAAATGCACTAAGAACAGAATGTTTTTTGTTCATGCTATGATGACTATTTTATGCTAATTAATATATAGTACTTTcccttttgtggttttttttatgttcaatctcccctcccccccccccataccacaaCATAGCACAGAGTTAGGGCCAACTTGTCTTAAATTTATCACATGACCTTGAAGATttcctatttttaaaagcaatcaaAACAGTTTGACTTTGccagccactcaagtctctgtggctatCATGGtaattgggtagcagtgctcccccccccccgaagcaggttgtttaatccttgatatGCAGGTAGCCTCATTGGCTTTGTCAGTTTCGTGACTCactaaaaattgggttgtgacccactcgtgggtcatggacccacagtttgggtaccactgtcctagagcaacCATTCTCAGTGGGAGCTGTATGGGTGCTGGGGTGCCCTGGATCATTTGAAGATAGAGGCAGACCTCCCAagccccgtgcctggggcaaaggtctgcaatggcaccctccgtgggctgtcgctgccccccACATGAAAATCTGcctccctactcacctgaggctcgcggagcctcacacgacctgagcccacattggggaagcctctctgaggttccccaatgctgtAAAGAGAGGCTCAAAGACggttctgtggggtcctagaggctcggacctggggcttttgccctgtggGACCTAATGGAAGGTCTGCAACGAGCCAGAGACTGAAaaccaaaaataataaatgattttatgttcatctgttcatgttgtatccGTGTTTGACAAGAAGGGCCTGGAATCTGAGAGGAGTTcctaaggaaagcaaaaaaaaaaaaaaaagttgagaatggttgatctagagcaggggtgtccaaagttttttggcaggagggccacatcatctctatgacactatgtcagaaaaaaagaattaatttacatttaaaatttgaataaatttgcataagtttacataaataaatatattaaagatgaacttatatgaatgaatgaaggtcttgcaatagctcaaggcctataaaaggccttgcacaaagcaaggctggcctttcctttgctgccgctactgcatcacagatgtgaaacaacaagcagtggagggagccctcatcccacagctcatgtgacaggtaaaacagttgccctcacactgaaagcagttgcgttgggccagtgcaggctgcagcaagtctctggagggccagaggcttgctggagactgggggctccatgagggccagattgggagttctcaagggccgctagtggccccagggccggggtttgggcatccctgatctaaagcaggggtgcccaaaccctggccctggggccacttgtggcccttgaggactcccaatccggccctcacggagccctccagtctccaatgagcctctggccctctggagacttgctgaagcccgcgctagcctgatgcagctgctctcagagtgacagccaactgttcgacttctcgtgagctgtgggaaaagggctccctccactgcttgctgtttcacatctgtgatgcagcagcaaaggaaaggctagccttactttgtgcaaggccttttataggtcttcagCTATTgcgactgtcattcattcatataaattccatttctaacatattcatttatgtaaatgtattcaaatttgaaatgcaaattaattctttttttcccctgccccaacacagtgtcagagagatgatgtggccctcctgccaaaaagtttggacactcctaaACTAGAGCCACAAAGAGATTTGTGAAAGAGACTCTGTGAAGTAGTACTGCGAAGAATTAAGGCACACTCCCCATGAATCTGATCCTGGGTACCTTTTAACACAAAAACTAGGCAAATTCACTGCTACTAAGATGGCATTtgttcctacataagaacagccccactggatcaggccataggcccatctagtccagcttcctgtatctcacagcggcccaccaaatgccccagggagcacaccagataacaataacTCCTAAAACCAGAGTGtgcttttttcttctcctcccagcTACAGGAATCTCAAACGCCCAGAGCTCTCAGCTGGTGACTAGAGGAGTGATCTAGAGGGGCCAACCACCCATACCTGCCCTGAAGAGTAGTAACCCTGCTCAGCCGTCAGAGATGATAGAATGTAGCTTTTTTAGTCTAAACAGAAAAAAGATGGACAAATCTTTAAAAATAACAAGAGATAACCTTAAGTAAGACTGAAATTAAAAAGGAattggggaaaaaagacaaatGGCAAAAACAGGCACTTCTTGTGACAAAATAGGTCTTAGAATTAGAGGTAAAATGAAAACAGTAAACCACTAAGGGCGCCTTCTCGGAGATGCATAGGGAtgtgcgccggcctgcagaggctgcatccagcctctgtgctgatgcGGGGAGGGAAGTTTttcatcggccaagctcagccaacgcaggggtctggggaatgcgggagggaggcattccagggcagggaacattccagggcagggcagggggcattccaggggttgggcaggcagggagtgggaggcagggctggcacccggcagttatgccagattccaaacCTGTTCCCCAATCAgcacggagcagctccaagctgctccattctccttggacttgtgcaacctcctgtgcAAGTCTGAagtgacccattggggctatggtggcttactcaggggtaaagggaagagtttccccttgcctccggctgaacCACTTCTGaccccagtcttgtgctggattcagcgcaggcctcctggcctgcctgttctagcgcaggataggattgtgttgcactATGGATAACTAGACACAGCTCTGCCTAGAGAGTTGCTCAGTTAATTGCAATTGCTCTGTGCACATCCAGTGGCCAGAGGGGTAGTAAATAAGGTACAGGTAATCTTTGTCCAAGCTGGAACAAAAAACCATATGCTAATTCAAACTAGCCAGTT from Tiliqua scincoides isolate rTilSci1 chromosome 4, rTilSci1.hap2, whole genome shotgun sequence encodes the following:
- the SDR16C5 gene encoding epidermal retinol dehydrogenase 2, with the protein product MRNIRVILEPLKVIALVIYYYFEAFILMLHGGRKNVAGKIVLITGSANGIGREIALNFARLGAILVLWDIDEEGNKDTSELVKKNGALAVYTYKCDLTKREEIYSVADQVRKDVGDVDTLINNAGVLMRKNFTELSDADMEKTVKLNISAHFWTCKAFLPAMIACDSGHLVTISSIGGFIGANKLSDYCASKAAEIGFLESIAFEMWAAGKKGIKTTIICPFFVDTGLITGIKSKNPFVQLLKADYVGQKIVDAIQKEKLYLFLPEFLGLISPKTLLPRKALFLIVEYFGFFTYFEKSRSRIETEK